In the Opitutaceae bacterium genome, one interval contains:
- the rplB gene encoding 50S ribosomal protein L2, with amino-acid sequence MAIKHSNPLTPTQRFQQLNHQPHLEKKRPEKRLTKSFSKSAGRNCHGRLTSRRRGGGHKRLYRVIDFKRSKLDIPARIQAIEYDPNRSANIALLAYADGEKTYILAPRGLRPGDQVISSAVADFQPGNSMPLAVIPPSTRVHAVELYPGRGAQIARSAGNAVELIGVEGGVATLKMPSGEIRVVRSDCRATIGEVGNNEHGNIKLGKAGRNRWLGKRPRVRGMVMNPIDHPNGGGAGKSKGGGGRQQLMSPWGQLAKGFPTRRKSKESNNLIITRRNGRKTKSK; translated from the coding sequence ATGGCCATCAAGCATTCCAATCCCCTCACGCCGACCCAGCGTTTCCAGCAGCTCAATCATCAGCCGCACCTGGAAAAGAAGCGCCCGGAGAAGCGCCTCACCAAGTCGTTCTCGAAATCGGCCGGCCGAAACTGCCACGGGCGGTTGACTTCCCGGCGACGGGGCGGCGGGCACAAACGCCTTTATCGGGTCATCGATTTCAAGCGGTCCAAGCTGGATATTCCAGCCAGGATCCAGGCCATCGAGTATGATCCGAACCGCTCGGCCAACATCGCTCTGCTGGCCTACGCTGACGGAGAAAAGACCTATATTCTGGCTCCCCGCGGTCTTCGCCCGGGGGATCAGGTGATCTCCTCGGCGGTGGCTGACTTTCAACCCGGCAATTCCATGCCTCTGGCTGTGATCCCGCCCTCGACCCGCGTGCATGCGGTGGAGCTTTATCCGGGGCGCGGGGCCCAGATCGCCCGGTCCGCCGGCAACGCGGTTGAACTGATCGGCGTGGAGGGTGGTGTCGCCACCCTGAAGATGCCGAGCGGAGAAATCCGCGTGGTCCGCTCGGATTGCCGCGCCACCATCGGTGAAGTCGGCAACAACGAACACGGCAACATCAAGCTGGGCAAGGCCGGTCGCAACCGCTGGCTGGGCAAGCGACCGCGTGTCCGCGGCATGGTGATGAATCCGATCGACCATCCGAACGGTGGTGGTGCCGGCAAGAGCAAGGGCGGCGGTGGCCGTCAGCAGCTCATGTCGCCGTGGGGCCAGCTGGCCAAGGGTTTCCCGACCCGGCGCAAGTCCAAGGAATCGAACAATCTGATCATCACGCGGCGCAACGGTCGCAAAACCAAGTCCAAGTAA
- the rplW gene encoding 50S ribosomal protein L23, producing MIHPDTILKTLRLTEKSNKASAELGQYTFEVYPKSNKFAVREAVERTFGVTVTRVNIINVKGKMVRSRKGGVGYKPEIKKAIVTLKEGDKIEIL from the coding sequence ATGATTCATCCCGATACCATTCTCAAGACACTCCGCCTGACGGAGAAATCCAACAAGGCCTCCGCCGAGTTGGGTCAGTACACCTTCGAGGTCTATCCGAAGAGCAACAAATTCGCCGTCCGTGAAGCGGTTGAGCGGACTTTTGGTGTCACGGTGACCCGGGTGAATATCATCAACGTGAAGGGCAAGATGGTCCGGAGCCGCAAGGGCGGCGTCGGCTACAAGCCCGAGATCAAGAAGGCGATCGTCACCCTTAAGGAGGGCGACAAGATCGAAATCCTCTAA
- the rplD gene encoding 50S ribosomal protein L4: MKLKVFKTDGSSSEEREFEGLPVFEGIKGQQALKEVVVAQAANARQGTRSTKTRGEVSGGGKKPWRQKGTGRARAGSNRSPIWVGGGVVFGPRPQDFSKKMNKKVRQLAFRRALFDRVQAGELAVIESFDLNPAKTRVMNDLVGRIAPKGTVLLVDDTFSDDAVRAGRNIRRIDFAEAAHLNTTELCLFDHLIVTERGLQSLLARVNGGAA, from the coding sequence ATGAAACTCAAGGTTTTCAAGACAGATGGTTCCTCGAGCGAGGAACGGGAATTCGAAGGTCTGCCGGTCTTCGAGGGTATCAAAGGCCAGCAGGCCCTCAAGGAAGTCGTGGTGGCCCAGGCGGCCAACGCGCGCCAGGGGACCCGCTCGACCAAGACGCGCGGCGAGGTCAGCGGTGGCGGCAAGAAGCCGTGGCGGCAGAAAGGCACCGGGCGCGCCCGGGCCGGTTCGAATCGCTCCCCGATCTGGGTTGGCGGCGGTGTGGTCTTCGGACCCCGTCCTCAGGACTTTTCCAAGAAAATGAACAAGAAGGTCCGTCAGCTGGCCTTCCGTCGGGCCCTTTTTGACCGGGTCCAGGCGGGCGAGCTCGCGGTGATCGAGTCGTTCGACCTCAACCCGGCGAAAACCCGGGTGATGAATGATCTCGTCGGCCGGATTGCCCCGAAAGGGACGGTCCTCCTGGTGGACGACACATTCTCCGACGATGCGGTCCGGGCGGGTCGCAACATCAGGCGGATTGATTTCGCCGAGGCCGCCCATCTCAACACGACCGAACTCTGTCTCTTCGACCATCTGATTGTGACCGAGCGGGGGCTCCAGAGTCTTCTCGCCCGCGTGAACGGAGGTGCCGCATGA
- the rplC gene encoding 50S ribosomal protein L3 — protein MIQTILGTKLGMTQIYDENHVLVPVTVVQAGPCPVVQVKTVENDGYCAVQIGYGVTREHRSTKAEIGHLKKADQGPLSRLTEVRCATAPDCKPGDVITVAAFAEGQMVDVVGVTKGKGFQGVMKRFRVAGGPASHGSMFHRRIGSVGMRQTPGRVFKNQKMPGHMGSKRRTVQNLRIVKIDAEQNVILVRGALPGSVGSAVMVRAAIKTRKA, from the coding sequence ATGATCCAAACAATTTTAGGCACAAAGCTGGGCATGACCCAGATCTACGACGAGAACCATGTTCTCGTTCCGGTGACCGTGGTCCAAGCCGGCCCCTGTCCGGTGGTGCAGGTCAAGACCGTCGAGAACGACGGATACTGCGCCGTCCAGATCGGCTACGGGGTGACCCGTGAGCATCGTTCGACCAAGGCGGAGATAGGCCACCTGAAGAAGGCCGATCAGGGACCGCTCTCCCGGTTGACCGAAGTCCGCTGTGCGACCGCACCCGATTGCAAGCCGGGCGACGTGATCACGGTGGCGGCTTTTGCGGAAGGCCAGATGGTCGACGTCGTCGGCGTGACCAAGGGCAAGGGCTTCCAGGGCGTCATGAAGCGTTTTCGCGTTGCGGGCGGTCCGGCCAGTCACGGATCGATGTTTCATCGCCGGATCGGTTCGGTCGGCATGCGCCAGACCCCCGGCCGGGTCTTCAAGAATCAGAAGATGCCGGGCCATATGGGCTCAAAGCGCCGCACGGTTCAGAATCTGCGCATCGTCAAGATCGATGCGGAGCAGAACGTTATCCTGGTACGCGGGGCTCTCCCGGGCTCCGTGGGAAGCGCCGTCATGGTCCGGGCGGCCATCAAGACCCGGAAGGCATAA
- the rpsJ gene encoding 30S ribosomal protein S10, which translates to MKGQRIRIRLQGFDYRVIDQSALEIVDTAKRSGARVSGPVPLPIRIEKLSVNRSPHVDKKSMEQFEIRTHKRLLDIIEPTAQTVDELKKLNLPSGVDITINV; encoded by the coding sequence ATGAAAGGCCAGAGAATTCGCATCAGACTGCAGGGTTTTGATTACCGGGTAATCGACCAGTCCGCATTGGAGATCGTCGACACGGCGAAGCGATCGGGAGCCCGTGTCTCCGGACCGGTTCCTCTGCCCATCCGGATCGAGAAGCTTTCCGTCAACCGCTCCCCTCACGTGGACAAGAAGTCGATGGAACAGTTCGAGATCCGGACGCACAAACGTCTCCTCGACATCATCGAACCGACCGCCCAGACCGTCGACGAATTGAAGAAGCTCAACCTTCCTTCGGGCGTCGATATCACGATTAACGTATGA
- the fusA gene encoding elongation factor G has protein sequence MAVVSRDKLSSANSSKREYPLEWTRNIGIAAHIDAGKTTTTERILYYTGVVHKMGEVHEGTAVTDWMEQERERGITITSAAISCSWTNVTGPFADIKHRINIIDTPGHVDFTAEVERSLRVLDGAVAVFCAVAGVQPQSETVWRQATKYNVPRIAFVNKMDRTGADFFSAIDDMRTKLGANAHPLFLPIGAEENFKGMVDLVTLEAYQFDETDEMGVKSIAIPIPDSMKDDVAAYRDALIEAVSDFDDNIAEKYLGGEEISSDELRLGIRKATISLAFVGVIPGSAFKKKGVQRLLDGVINYLPSPLDLPPVKGQNSEAEPVEVVADDAGKASALAFKLWSDPFVGKLVFIRVYSGCIKKGSTLYNPRTRRSERVSRLMVMKADSRDDVEAVYSGDICAVIGLKDVITGDTLCDDGLDLRLEPPTFPEPVISMSVEPKTKADQQKMSIGLGRLSEEDPTFRVTTNQETGETIIAGMGELHLEIIRDRLFREFKVEADSGKPQIAYRETIAGSSEGVGKFIRQSGGRGQYGHAEIKLEPNEKGKGIEVVNAIVGGVIPKEYIKPTIEGIMEASNNGVVAGYPVIDFKATIVFGSFHEVDSSEMAFKMAGIFALKDAMAKASPILLEPVMKVEVTTPEEYQGEVIGDLNRRRGRIQGMDAKGNVCIVTAFVPLETMFGYATDVRSLSKGRASYSMEPSHFEQVPAGILSKIVETTSRAPART, from the coding sequence ATGGCTGTCGTATCCAGGGACAAACTGTCCTCCGCGAACTCGTCGAAGCGCGAATACCCACTTGAGTGGACGCGCAACATCGGCATTGCCGCGCATATCGATGCGGGCAAGACGACCACGACCGAGCGCATTCTCTACTATACCGGTGTCGTTCACAAGATGGGCGAAGTGCACGAGGGCACGGCCGTGACCGATTGGATGGAGCAGGAGCGCGAACGCGGCATCACGATCACCTCCGCAGCCATTTCCTGCAGCTGGACGAACGTGACGGGTCCGTTCGCCGACATCAAACACCGGATCAACATCATCGACACCCCGGGCCACGTGGACTTCACCGCTGAAGTCGAGCGCTCCCTGAGGGTTCTCGACGGAGCTGTCGCCGTCTTCTGCGCGGTGGCCGGTGTGCAGCCCCAGTCGGAAACCGTCTGGCGCCAGGCCACCAAATACAACGTCCCCCGGATCGCCTTCGTCAACAAGATGGACCGGACGGGTGCGGATTTCTTCAGTGCGATTGACGACATGCGCACCAAGCTCGGCGCCAACGCTCATCCACTTTTTCTGCCGATCGGCGCGGAGGAGAACTTCAAGGGAATGGTCGATCTGGTCACCCTGGAGGCCTACCAGTTTGACGAAACGGACGAGATGGGCGTCAAGTCGATCGCGATTCCGATTCCGGATTCGATGAAGGACGACGTCGCCGCCTACCGCGACGCCCTGATCGAGGCTGTCTCCGATTTCGATGACAACATCGCCGAGAAGTATCTGGGCGGCGAGGAGATCTCGAGCGACGAACTCAGGCTCGGTATCCGCAAGGCCACGATTTCACTCGCGTTTGTCGGGGTCATTCCCGGTTCGGCCTTCAAGAAAAAAGGGGTGCAGCGCCTCCTCGACGGAGTCATCAATTACCTTCCGAGCCCGCTCGACCTGCCCCCGGTCAAGGGACAGAACAGCGAGGCGGAGCCGGTTGAAGTGGTGGCGGATGACGCCGGAAAGGCCTCGGCCCTGGCCTTCAAGCTCTGGAGCGATCCCTTTGTCGGCAAGCTCGTCTTCATCCGGGTCTATTCCGGCTGTATCAAGAAGGGCAGTACACTTTACAACCCCCGGACACGCCGCAGCGAGCGGGTCAGCCGTCTCATGGTGATGAAGGCGGACAGCCGGGACGACGTGGAGGCGGTTTATTCGGGGGACATCTGTGCCGTGATCGGCCTCAAGGACGTCATCACCGGTGACACCCTTTGCGACGACGGCCTCGACCTCCGTCTCGAGCCTCCGACCTTTCCGGAGCCGGTCATTTCGATGTCGGTTGAGCCGAAGACGAAGGCTGACCAGCAGAAGATGTCCATCGGCCTGGGCCGCCTTTCCGAGGAGGATCCGACCTTCCGGGTCACCACCAACCAGGAGACCGGCGAAACCATCATCGCCGGAATGGGCGAGCTTCACCTGGAGATCATCCGCGATCGCCTTTTCCGCGAGTTCAAGGTCGAGGCCGATTCCGGCAAACCGCAGATCGCCTACCGCGAGACCATCGCGGGCTCGTCCGAAGGGGTGGGCAAGTTCATCCGCCAGAGCGGCGGCCGCGGCCAGTACGGTCATGCCGAGATCAAGCTTGAGCCCAACGAGAAGGGCAAGGGCATCGAGGTGGTCAACGCGATCGTCGGCGGCGTCATTCCCAAGGAATACATCAAGCCGACCATCGAGGGCATCATGGAGGCGTCGAACAACGGTGTGGTCGCCGGCTATCCGGTCATCGATTTCAAGGCGACCATCGTTTTCGGCAGTTTCCACGAGGTCGACTCCTCGGAAATGGCCTTCAAGATGGCGGGCATCTTCGCCCTCAAGGATGCCATGGCGAAAGCTTCGCCGATTCTGCTTGAGCCGGTCATGAAGGTCGAAGTCACCACTCCGGAGGAGTACCAGGGCGAGGTCATCGGCGATCTCAATCGCCGCCGGGGTCGTATTCAGGGCATGGATGCCAAGGGCAATGTCTGCATTGTGACCGCCTTCGTTCCGCTCGAAACCATGTTCGGCTATGCCACCGATGTGCGCTCCCTCTCGAAAGGGCGTGCCAGCTATTCGATGGAGCCATCCCACTTTGAACAGGTGCCCGCGGGCATCCTCTCGAAGATCGTAGAAACCACTTCCCGGGCTCCAGCCCGCACCTAA
- the rpsG gene encoding 30S ribosomal protein S7: protein MSRRRRATKRVTKPDVRYNSTLVAKLVNMVMQAGKKSVAERIVYGAFERVSEKLEKGDPVDLLLGALENIRPRLEVKSRRVGGATYQVPVEIPFERQEGLGFRWMVAAANGRKGVPLREALALEIIDAFNNTGSIVRKKDEVHKMAQANRAFAHLRW, encoded by the coding sequence ATGTCACGCCGTAGAAGAGCAACCAAACGGGTCACCAAGCCCGACGTCCGCTACAACAGCACCCTGGTGGCCAAGCTGGTCAACATGGTCATGCAGGCGGGCAAGAAATCTGTCGCTGAACGCATCGTTTACGGAGCGTTTGAGCGTGTCTCCGAGAAGCTGGAGAAGGGTGATCCGGTCGATCTTCTTCTCGGTGCTCTCGAAAACATCCGTCCCCGCCTCGAGGTCAAGAGTCGCCGTGTCGGCGGCGCGACCTATCAGGTGCCGGTGGAAATCCCCTTCGAGCGCCAGGAAGGCCTCGGCTTTCGCTGGATGGTGGCCGCGGCCAATGGCCGTAAAGGGGTCCCTTTGCGCGAAGCCCTCGCGCTTGAAATCATCGATGCCTTCAACAACACGGGCTCGATCGTAAGAAAGAAGGACGAAGTGCACAAGATGGCCCAGGCCAATCGTGCGTTCGCCCATCTTCGCTGGTAA
- the rpsL gene encoding 30S ribosomal protein S12: MPTINQLVRKGRRPIKAKSKSPALAGNPFRRGVCVQVMTRTPKKPNSAIRKVAKVRLTNGSEVISYIPDEGHNLQEHSIVLVRGGRVKDLPGVRYHIVRGTLDAMGVEKRRRSRSKYGVKRPKAK; the protein is encoded by the coding sequence ATGCCAACCATCAATCAACTCGTCCGCAAAGGACGTCGACCCATCAAAGCGAAGTCGAAATCGCCGGCCCTGGCCGGCAATCCGTTTCGCCGTGGTGTCTGCGTTCAGGTGATGACCCGCACCCCGAAGAAGCCGAATTCGGCTATTCGCAAGGTGGCCAAGGTCCGCCTGACCAACGGCAGTGAAGTGATTTCCTATATTCCGGATGAAGGTCACAACCTGCAGGAGCACAGCATCGTTCTGGTCCGAGGAGGACGGGTGAAGGATCTTCCGGGTGTCCGCTACCATATCGTTCGCGGTACGCTGGATGCGATGGGGGTCGAGAAGCGTCGCCGGAGTCGCTCGAAATATGGGGTCAAACGTCCGAAAGCGAAGTAA
- the rpoC gene encoding DNA-directed RNA polymerase subunit beta', whose amino-acid sequence MSHTEEARQVLGLEKEGNFDNVTISVASPDTIRSWSRGEVKNPETINYRTFKPEPGGLFCQRIFGPVRDYECACGKYKRIKYKDVVCDRCGVEVTVSRVRRERMGHIDLAVPVTHIWFLKSMPSRLGLLLDMTARSLERVIYYENFMVIDPGKTPLEQKQLLTETEYAQAIDEYGDDSFVARMGAEAVRDVLSTMDLEATVIELQEAMRSTRSKQIKKKLSKRHKVIQGFINSKSRPEWMVLEVLPVIPPDLRPLVPLEGGRFATSDLNDLYRRVINRNNRLKNLLLLKTPDVIIHNEKRMLQEAVDALFDNGRHGRPVTGAGNRPLKSLSDMLKGKQGRFRQNLLGKRVDYSGRSVIVIGPELKLNQCGLPKKMALVLFEPFIIRRLKELGFVHTVRGARKMIEKQSPEVWDILEEVTKGHPVLLNRAPTLHRLSIQAFEPVLIEGEAIRVHPLVCTAYNADFDGDQMAVHVPLSLEAIMECKLLMMSTNNIFSPSSGKPILTPSQDIVLGAYYLTVEPREPATADKRVCLFGTSDEVVFAELDGAISVHDWIDIRNPDYGKQTVYGNSERKILRTTVGRARFNQIWPSGLGFINFPVPKSKLGDLILNTYKVAGEQATVVTLDALKELGFAVATKAGISIGIDDMIIPTAKGDIVIAARKRIEEVEGQYKRGIITTGERYNKIIDIWTSATDQIAKAVFEKLESNDGKGGVNPVFLMMDSGARGNRQQVRQLCGTRGLMAKPSGEIIERPILSSFREGLTVLEYFISTHGARKGLADTALKTADAGYLTRKLCDVAMDVIITEEDCLSRDGIWKRAIFEGDDEIVSLRERVVGRFASEDVFNPSDPDEIVVAGGQLITEEIGERIDECGIERVKVMSPLTSTSRNGIDAKSYGINPATNEVAAVGASVGIIAAQSIGEPGTQLTMRTFHIGGIASQIFRTPEIRVRNSGRVRYRGLRLVSTSEGANIVLNKTGTLQILDESDRELEVYNIVVGSVLTVGDGEMIEKGSVLAMWDPYNIPVLSEKAGTVGFRDMIPGVTVKRELDEETGRIATVVIEHKEDLNPQVVIHDGTGKSVAAYSIPTGAQVAVAEGDIINPGTLLAKTPRQASKTRDITGGLPRVAELFEARRPKEAAEMARIDGVVSLGGTVRGKRKLIVTNNDSGQEEEHLIPHGKQIIVQPGDLVFKGQHLTEGSADPHEILEILGPSALYDFLISEVQEVYRLQGVTINDKHIETIIRQMLRKVRITDPGDTEAFWGEQIERSQFREENERVIEAGGKPAEAEPILLGITKASIETESFISAASFQETTRVLTDAATLGKSDNLKGFKENVIMGHLIPAGTGLPKYRKLRISLPFGAELIESVETKGEEVG is encoded by the coding sequence ATGAGCCACACTGAAGAAGCACGTCAGGTTCTCGGCCTGGAGAAGGAAGGCAATTTCGACAACGTCACCATCTCGGTGGCCTCGCCGGACACGATCCGTTCGTGGTCCCGGGGAGAAGTTAAGAACCCGGAGACGATCAACTACCGGACTTTCAAACCGGAACCGGGAGGTCTGTTCTGCCAGCGCATCTTTGGCCCGGTCCGGGACTACGAATGCGCCTGCGGCAAATACAAGAGGATCAAGTACAAGGATGTCGTCTGCGATCGCTGCGGCGTTGAGGTGACGGTGTCGCGGGTCCGCCGCGAACGGATGGGTCACATCGACCTGGCCGTTCCGGTCACTCACATCTGGTTCCTCAAGAGCATGCCGAGCCGCCTTGGCCTGCTCCTCGACATGACGGCCCGAAGCCTCGAACGGGTCATCTACTACGAGAACTTCATGGTCATTGACCCGGGCAAGACTCCGCTCGAGCAGAAGCAATTGCTGACCGAGACCGAGTATGCCCAGGCAATTGACGAATACGGGGACGATTCCTTTGTCGCCCGGATGGGTGCCGAGGCGGTTCGCGATGTCCTCAGCACCATGGACCTGGAGGCGACCGTGATCGAACTGCAGGAAGCGATGCGCAGCACCCGCTCCAAGCAGATCAAGAAGAAGCTCTCCAAGCGCCACAAGGTGATCCAGGGTTTCATCAACTCGAAATCCCGCCCGGAGTGGATGGTCCTGGAAGTCCTTCCGGTCATCCCGCCGGATCTTCGTCCGCTCGTTCCCCTTGAAGGGGGACGTTTTGCGACCTCCGATCTGAACGATCTCTACCGCCGGGTCATCAACCGGAACAACCGGTTGAAGAACCTCCTTCTGCTCAAGACACCCGACGTCATCATCCACAATGAAAAGCGGATGTTGCAGGAGGCGGTCGACGCACTTTTCGACAACGGTCGCCACGGTCGTCCCGTCACCGGTGCCGGCAACCGCCCGTTGAAGTCGCTCAGCGACATGCTGAAAGGCAAGCAGGGTCGCTTCCGGCAGAACCTCCTGGGCAAGCGGGTCGACTATTCCGGCCGTTCCGTCATCGTCATCGGTCCCGAGCTCAAGCTCAACCAGTGCGGTCTCCCGAAGAAGATGGCCCTCGTCCTCTTCGAGCCCTTCATCATCCGGCGCTTGAAGGAGCTGGGATTTGTCCATACGGTGCGCGGCGCCCGCAAGATGATTGAGAAGCAGTCGCCGGAGGTCTGGGATATCCTGGAAGAGGTGACCAAGGGGCACCCGGTCCTGCTCAATCGGGCGCCGACCCTGCACCGACTGTCCATTCAGGCCTTTGAACCGGTCCTGATTGAGGGTGAGGCGATCCGGGTCCATCCGCTGGTCTGCACCGCCTACAACGCCGATTTCGACGGTGACCAGATGGCGGTGCACGTGCCGCTCTCGCTCGAGGCCATCATGGAGTGCAAGCTCCTCATGATGTCGACGAACAACATCTTCTCGCCTTCGAGCGGAAAGCCGATTCTGACCCCGTCCCAGGATATCGTTCTGGGCGCCTACTACCTGACGGTGGAACCCCGGGAGCCTGCCACGGCCGACAAGCGGGTCTGCCTATTCGGGACTTCCGATGAAGTGGTCTTTGCCGAGCTGGACGGTGCGATTTCGGTCCATGACTGGATCGACATCAGGAACCCGGATTACGGAAAACAGACCGTCTACGGGAACAGCGAGCGCAAGATCCTTCGGACCACGGTCGGCCGGGCCAGGTTCAACCAGATCTGGCCTTCCGGTCTGGGTTTCATCAATTTCCCGGTGCCCAAGAGCAAGTTGGGTGACCTGATTCTCAACACCTACAAGGTGGCGGGTGAACAGGCCACCGTGGTCACGCTCGACGCTCTGAAGGAGCTCGGCTTCGCTGTCGCGACCAAGGCGGGCATCAGTATCGGGATCGACGACATGATCATTCCGACCGCCAAGGGCGATATCGTGATTGCGGCCCGCAAGCGGATCGAGGAGGTCGAAGGCCAGTACAAGCGCGGTATCATCACCACCGGCGAGCGCTACAACAAGATCATCGATATCTGGACCAGTGCCACCGACCAGATCGCCAAGGCCGTGTTCGAGAAACTCGAATCGAATGACGGCAAGGGCGGTGTCAATCCCGTCTTCCTGATGATGGATTCCGGGGCCCGGGGAAATCGCCAGCAGGTCCGTCAGCTTTGCGGAACCCGCGGTCTGATGGCCAAACCGTCCGGTGAGATCATCGAGCGCCCGATTCTTTCCTCCTTCCGAGAGGGGCTGACCGTTCTGGAGTACTTCATCTCGACCCACGGCGCCCGCAAGGGACTGGCCGACACGGCTCTGAAAACGGCCGACGCCGGTTACCTGACCCGCAAACTCTGCGATGTCGCCATGGATGTCATCATCACCGAGGAGGATTGCCTCTCCCGGGACGGTATCTGGAAGCGAGCCATCTTCGAGGGTGACGACGAGATCGTGAGCCTGCGCGAGCGGGTGGTCGGGCGTTTTGCCAGCGAAGACGTGTTCAACCCATCGGATCCCGACGAGATCGTCGTTGCGGGCGGTCAACTCATCACCGAGGAAATCGGCGAGCGGATCGACGAGTGCGGGATCGAGCGGGTCAAGGTGATGTCACCTCTGACCTCCACTTCCCGCAACGGGATCGATGCCAAGTCCTACGGGATCAACCCCGCCACCAATGAGGTGGCCGCGGTCGGAGCATCAGTCGGAATCATCGCCGCCCAGTCCATTGGTGAACCGGGCACCCAGTTGACCATGCGGACCTTCCATATCGGCGGTATTGCGAGCCAGATCTTCCGCACGCCGGAGATCCGCGTCCGTAATTCCGGCCGGGTCCGTTACCGCGGGCTGCGCCTTGTCTCGACCTCCGAAGGGGCCAATATTGTCCTGAACAAGACCGGCACTCTTCAGATTCTCGATGAGAGTGACCGGGAGCTCGAGGTCTACAATATCGTGGTCGGGTCCGTCCTGACCGTGGGCGACGGCGAGATGATTGAGAAGGGTTCGGTTCTCGCGATGTGGGATCCCTACAATATCCCCGTCCTGTCGGAGAAGGCCGGCACGGTCGGCTTCCGCGACATGATTCCGGGCGTCACCGTCAAGCGGGAGCTTGACGAGGAGACGGGTCGGATCGCCACGGTGGTGATCGAGCACAAGGAGGACCTCAATCCCCAGGTGGTCATCCACGATGGAACCGGGAAATCAGTCGCGGCCTATTCAATTCCGACCGGGGCCCAGGTGGCGGTGGCCGAAGGTGACATCATCAATCCTGGAACCCTGCTGGCCAAGACGCCGCGTCAGGCCTCCAAGACTCGTGATATCACCGGTGGTCTTCCCCGGGTGGCCGAGCTCTTCGAGGCCCGCCGGCCGAAAGAGGCCGCCGAGATGGCCCGGATTGACGGTGTGGTTTCCCTTGGGGGAACGGTTCGGGGCAAGCGCAAGCTGATCGTGACGAACAATGACTCCGGCCAGGAAGAGGAACACCTCATCCCGCACGGCAAGCAGATCATCGTTCAGCCCGGCGACCTCGTATTCAAGGGACAGCACCTGACGGAAGGTTCGGCCGATCCTCATGAGATCCTGGAGATTCTCGGGCCCAGCGCCCTCTACGATTTCCTCATCTCGGAGGTGCAGGAGGTCTATCGTCTCCAGGGTGTCACGATCAACGACAAGCACATCGAGACGATCATCCGCCAGATGTTGAGGAAGGTTCGGATCACCGATCCGGGCGACACCGAAGCATTCTGGGGCGAGCAGATCGAGCGGTCCCAGTTCCGCGAGGAGAACGAGCGGGTCATCGAGGCGGGCGGCAAGCCGGCCGAGGCTGAACCGATCCTTCTCGGAATCACCAAAGCCTCGATCGAGACGGAATCCTTCATTTCCGCGGCGTCCTTCCAGGAAACCACCCGTGTCCTGACCGATGCGGCAACCCTGGGCAAGTCGGACAACCTGAAAGGGTTCAAGGAGAATGTCATCATGGGTCACCTGATCCCGGCCGGAACCGGCCTGCCCAAGTATCGCAAGCTGCGCATTTCCCTGCCCTTTGGCGCGGAATTGATCGAATCAGTCGAGACGAAGGGCGAGGAAGTCGGCTGA